The Agelaius phoeniceus isolate bAgePho1 chromosome 4, bAgePho1.hap1, whole genome shotgun sequence genome includes a region encoding these proteins:
- the RNF24 gene encoding RING finger protein 24: protein MSSDFQHYSFRMPNIGFQNLPLNIYIVVFGTAIFVFILSLLFCCYLIRLRHQAHKELYAYKQVILKEKVKELNLHEICAVCLEEFKPKDELGICPCKHAFHRKCLIKWLEVRKVCPLCNMPVLQLAQLHGKPDPGPPQGPLPGSQNIV, encoded by the exons ATGAGCTCAGACTTCCAGCATTACAGTTTCAGGATGCCGAACATCGGGTTCCAGAACCTTCCTCTCAACATATACATCGTGGTTTTCGGCACAGCCATCTTCGTCTTCATCCTCAGCTTGCTCTTCTGTTGCTACTTGATCAG GCTCAGGCATCAGGCACACAAGGAGCTTTACGCCTACAAACAG GTCATACTCaaggagaaggtgaaggagCTGAACCTCCATGAG ATCTGTGCCGTGTGCCTGGAGGAGTTCAAGCCCAAGGACGAGCTGGGGATCTGTCCCTGCAAACATGCCTTCCACAGGAA GTGCCTCATCAAGTGGCTGGAGGTGCGGAAGGTGTGTCCCCTGTGTAACATGCCGGTGCTGCAGCTGGCGCAGCTGCACGGGAAGCCGGACCCGGGCCCGCCGCAGGGGCCGCTGCCCGGCTCGCAGAACATCGTGTAG
- the PANK2 gene encoding pantothenate kinase 2, mitochondrial isoform X2, producing MAPQAFGMCTWSSGSSRCVDVKMGDLELCKLDELDCLVKGVLYIDSVGFNGHSECYYFENPTDAERCQKLPFNLENPYPLLLVNIGSGVSILAVYSKDNYKRVTGTSLGGGTFFGLCCLLTGCSTFEEALEMASHGDSTKVDKLVRDIYGGDYERFGLPGWAVASSFGNMMSKEKRESVSKEDLARATLITITNNIGSIARMCALNENINRVVFVGNFLRINTISMRLLAYALDYWSKGQLKALFLEHEGYFGAVGALLGLLDSA from the exons ATGGCTCCACAGGCATTCGGGATGTGcacctggagctcagggagctcACGCTGTGTGGACGTAAAG ATGGGTGACCTTGAGCTGTGCAAGCTGGATGAGCTGGACTGCCTCGTTAAAGGAGTGCTGTACATTGACTCTGTGGGCTTCAATGGACACTCTGAGTGTTACTATTTTGAGAACCCCACGGATGCTGAGAGGTGCCAGAAGCTTCCATTCAACCTGGAGAATCCCTATCCTCTCCTCCTGGTGAACATTGGCTCAGGGGTCAGCATTTTGGCTGTCTATTCCAAAGACAACTATAAACGGGTAACAGGCACCAG cCTTGGAGGGGGAACCTTCTTTGGCCTCTGCTGCCTTCTGACAGGCTGCTCCACCTTTGAGGAGGCCCTGGAGATGGCATCCCACGGGGACAGCACCAAGGTGGACAAACTGGTCAGGGACATCTACGGAGGAGACTACGAGCGCTTcgggctgccaggctgggctgtggcatCCAG CTTTGGAAACATGATGAGCAAGGAGAAGAGGGAATCTGTCAGCAAGGAGGACCTGGCCAGGGCCACTTTAATCACCATCACCAACAACATCGGCTCCATAGCACGGATGTGTGCCCTTAACGAG AACATCAACCGTGTGGTGTTCGTGGGCAACTTCCTTCGGATCAACACCATCTCCATGAGGCTCCTGGCCTATGCCCTGGACTACTGGTCAAAGGGACAGTTAAAAGCACTTTTCTTGGAACATGAG ggTTACTTTGGTGCAGTGGGAGCTCTCCTGGGACTGCTGGACTCAGCCTGA